The proteins below come from a single Benincasa hispida cultivar B227 chromosome 4, ASM972705v1, whole genome shotgun sequence genomic window:
- the LOC120076327 gene encoding SUN domain-containing protein 4-like — MQRSRRALLQRRALEKTTSGRNRLYMFFLSLVFVLWGLFFLFSLWIRQGNSRKDGCTNLQDSISTWNESKYRNYKHSEIITESRQNKNCSVALLKDRFIDSAKSRAYDDDIFVREENVNHDNFDENVNLLAFGELPDVKKNDGLGGNFQIDNLNADRLSHVLPLGLEVFKSRAFISKTKIRPGQVESTLHRLEPSGAEYNYAAASKGSKVLDFNKEAKGASNILERDIDKYLRNPCSADEKFVTLELSEETLVRTIKIANFEHHSSNLKEFELLGSSVYPTDVWIKLGNFTAANAKHAQSFVLKEPKWVRYLKLRLLSHHGSEFYCTLSVFEVYGLDAVEEMLEDLVSVQDNTFISTELSADSEPTTKYDSEHHNYDGEISSSREDDLPDSFQELRHHHQAGRMPGDTVLKILMQKVRSSDLNLSILERYLEELHSKYGNIFRQFNDDIRENDILVEKSREDIRNLLRIQESIGKDVSDLISWRSFISLQLENLLRDNAILRSEIEKVREKQSSQENQGATMVFVCMIFLLFGVARLFIDMVVSVYTRTSMEKKSKSGKFCMTSSWILLLLSCSIFIFILL; from the exons ATGCAGCGGTCACGTAGAGCTCTTCTGCAGAGAAGAGCTTTAGAGAAAACTACCAGTGGGAGGAATCGCTTGTATATGTTCTTTCTGTCCCTAGTATTTGTATTGTGGGGGCTATTCTTCCTCTTTAGCTTGTGGATCAGACAGGGCAACAGTCGTAAAG ATGGCTGCACCAATCTACAAGATAGCATATCAACTTGGAATGAATCCAAGTACAGAaattacaagcattctgaaATAATTACTGAAAGCCGTCAGAATAAAAATTGTTCAGTTGCCCTTCTAAAAGATCGGTTCATAGACAGTGCAAAATCCAGAGCCTATGATGATGATATCTTTGTTCGTGAAGAAAATGTAAATCATGACAATTTTGATGAGAATGTAAATTTGCTTGCTTTTGGAGAGCTGCCTGATGTGAAGAAAAATGATGGCTTAGGAGggaattttcaaattgataatCTAAACGCTGATCGCCTATCTCATGTTTTACCCCTTGGCCTTGAAGTTTTCAAAAGCAGAGCATTTAtctcaaaaaccaaaatcaGACCTGGTCAAGTGGAGAGTACTTTACATAGGTTAGAGCCTAGCGGTGCAGAATACAACTATGCAGCAGCTTCAAAGGGGTCAAAGGTATTGGATTTTAACAAGGAAGCCAAGGGAGCCTCAAATATATTAGAAAGGGACATTGACAAGTACCTCAGAAATCCATGTTCTGCTGATGAAAAATTTGTTACCTTGGAACTCTCTGAAGAAACGTTAGTGCGTACAATTAAAATTGCTAATTTTGAGCACCACTCTTCCAATTTGAAGGAATTTGAGCTTCTTGGGAGTTCGGTTTATCCTACAGATGTTTGGATAAAGCTTGGAAACTTTACTGCTGCAAATGCAAAGCATGCTCAGAGTTTTGTCCTAAAGGAGCCAAAATGGGTAAGATACCTTAAATTAAGACTTTTAAGTCATCATGGTTCAGAATTCTACTGCACACTAAGTGTCTTTGAAGTTTATGGATTGGATGCCGTCGAGGAAATGCTGGAGGATTTGGTTTCAGTTCAGGACAATACCTTCATTTCAACAGAACTTTCTGCAGACAGTGAACCAACGACAAAGTACGACAGCGAACATCATAACTACGACGGAGAAATATCCTCTTCAAGGGAGGACGACTTACCAGATAGCTTTCAAGAACTGCGCCATCATCATCAAGCAGGCAGGATGCCTGGGGACACTGTTCTAAAGATACTAATGCAGAAAGTCCGCTCATCTGATTTAAACTTGTCTATCCTGGAGCGGTATTTGGAAGAACTACATTCCAAATATGGAAATATTTTCAGACAGTTCAATGACGATATTCGAGAGAACGACATACTCGTAGAGAAGAGTCGTGAAGACATAAGGAATCTCCTAAGAATCCAGGAGAGCATT GGTAAAGATGTTAGTGATCTCATTTCTTGGAGGTCCTTTATTTCTCTGCAGTTGGAAAATCTACTAAGAGACAATGCAATTCTCAG ATCTGAGATTGAGAAGGTTAGGGAGAAACAGAGTTCTCAAGAGAACCAAGGAGCTACAATGGTGTTTGtatgtatgatttttttattatttggtGTGGCAAGGCTGTTCATAGATATGGTGGTTAGTGTTTATACAAGAACAAGTATGGAAAAGAAGAGTAAATCTGGGAAATTTTGTATGACTTCTTCCTGGATTTTGTTGCTACTGAGTTGTAGcatcttcattttcatactTTTGTAG